A single genomic interval of Microbacterium hydrocarbonoxydans harbors:
- a CDS encoding YidC/Oxa1 family membrane protein insertase, translating to MDIFAFPPLAALLDGAYGALAGLSTLVAPFAGASAAALAVVLVTLLVRALLIPVGISQARAEQTRARLAPRLRELQRRHKKNPERLQKEMLELYRSENTSPFAGMLPVLAQAPIVGILYTLFIRTEIAGHPNDLLSHDLFGAPLGTSLVSAVFGGDASAATLIVFGALVVVMIAVAEISRRVFRPAPAEDDSPLNSPTMVRIAGALHYLTAVFAAFVPLAAALYLTVTVVWTLVQRMLLRRRYPLPTSAPSTATSGTRADKRAGKGAVAA from the coding sequence ATGGACATCTTCGCCTTCCCGCCCCTCGCCGCCCTCCTCGACGGCGCGTACGGCGCTCTCGCCGGACTCTCTACCCTCGTCGCACCCTTCGCCGGCGCATCCGCCGCGGCCCTCGCCGTGGTGCTCGTCACCCTGCTCGTCCGCGCCCTCCTGATCCCCGTCGGGATCTCCCAGGCGCGAGCGGAGCAGACCAGGGCGCGCCTCGCGCCGCGGCTGCGCGAGCTTCAGCGCCGCCACAAGAAGAACCCCGAACGACTGCAGAAGGAGATGCTCGAGCTCTATCGCTCCGAGAACACGTCTCCGTTCGCGGGCATGCTGCCGGTGCTCGCGCAGGCGCCGATCGTCGGCATCCTGTACACCCTCTTCATCCGCACCGAGATCGCCGGCCATCCGAACGATCTGCTCAGCCATGACCTGTTCGGCGCTCCGTTGGGCACCAGTCTCGTGTCAGCGGTGTTCGGCGGCGACGCGTCAGCGGCCACGCTCATCGTGTTCGGCGCCCTCGTCGTCGTGATGATCGCCGTGGCGGAGATCAGCAGGCGGGTGTTCCGCCCGGCCCCGGCCGAGGACGACTCACCGCTGAACTCCCCGACGATGGTGCGGATCGCCGGAGCGCTGCACTACCTCACTGCGGTGTTCGCGGCCTTCGTGCCGCTCGCCGCCGCGCTGTACCTCACCGTGACGGTCGTCTGGACACTGGTCCAGCGGATGCTGCTGCGCCGGCGCTACCCGCTGCCGACGTCCGCACCGAGCACGGCGACATCCGGCACCAGGGCCGACAAGAGGGCCGGAAAGGGGGCGGTCGCAGCCTGA
- a CDS encoding DUF6412 domain-containing protein: MGEWFGRMLGFVASALGLVALPDAAAVGVAIALVALATLTLVVALSLVPPTAGTSPHPQRAIDVSTLLAQSDPDAAGHPRPRAPGVAVAA, encoded by the coding sequence ATGGGTGAGTGGTTCGGGCGGATGCTCGGCTTCGTCGCGTCCGCGCTCGGCCTCGTCGCGCTGCCGGATGCCGCAGCCGTCGGCGTCGCCATCGCCCTCGTCGCCCTGGCAACGCTCACTCTCGTCGTCGCGCTGAGCCTCGTGCCGCCGACGGCGGGGACCTCTCCGCACCCTCAGCGTGCGATCGACGTCTCGACGCTGCTCGCACAGAGCGATCCTGATGCCGCGGGTCACCCGCGCCCCCGTGCGCCGGGAGTCGCCGTCGCCGCGTAG
- a CDS encoding NAD(P)H-dependent flavin oxidoreductase, protein MADLRALLGIEHPIVLGPFGGLSSIALTAAVSEAGGLGGYGLYGYDGDRIRSTIAALREATSRPFAVNIWLPTGDEVEPNAQHTVFAQTLQPFYDAVGIDVPARPERYLPPLDEQLDAIWEAAPPVLSVVFGVPSADVIDEAHRRDIRVVGTATTVAEAVALAEAGVDAVVATGLEAGGHRVSFLRPAEESLIGTFSLVPQVVDAVDVPVIAAGGVADRRGVGAAFALGASAVQVGTAFLATAESAATAAHRDAIRSTPADATVLTRAMSGRLARGARNRAVRAIEASGTIAPFPMQNWLTGRFRAAAGEQNLGGLQSLWMGQSAPLASYQTAAEAFGELLAGVPDER, encoded by the coding sequence ATGGCTGATCTGCGTGCACTGCTCGGCATCGAGCATCCGATCGTCCTCGGCCCGTTCGGCGGTCTCTCCTCGATCGCCCTGACCGCCGCCGTCAGCGAGGCGGGCGGACTGGGCGGATACGGGCTCTACGGCTATGACGGCGACCGCATCCGCTCGACGATCGCTGCGCTCCGGGAGGCGACGAGCCGACCGTTCGCGGTCAACATCTGGCTGCCCACCGGCGACGAGGTCGAACCCAATGCGCAGCACACCGTGTTCGCCCAGACGCTGCAGCCCTTCTACGACGCCGTCGGCATCGACGTCCCTGCGCGGCCCGAGCGCTACCTGCCTCCGCTGGACGAGCAGCTCGACGCCATCTGGGAGGCGGCTCCGCCCGTGCTCAGCGTCGTCTTCGGCGTGCCGTCCGCCGACGTCATCGACGAGGCGCACCGACGGGACATTCGCGTCGTGGGCACCGCCACGACCGTTGCGGAGGCCGTGGCGCTCGCCGAAGCGGGTGTCGATGCGGTCGTCGCGACCGGGCTCGAGGCCGGTGGGCACCGCGTGTCATTCCTGCGCCCCGCCGAGGAGTCGCTGATCGGGACGTTCTCGCTCGTCCCTCAGGTGGTGGATGCGGTGGACGTGCCGGTGATCGCAGCCGGAGGGGTCGCCGACCGACGAGGAGTGGGTGCGGCCTTCGCTCTCGGCGCCTCCGCAGTGCAGGTGGGAACGGCGTTCCTCGCGACCGCGGAGTCCGCGGCGACCGCGGCGCACCGAGACGCCATCCGCTCCACTCCGGCAGATGCCACGGTGCTCACGCGCGCGATGAGCGGACGACTCGCGCGCGGCGCGCGCAACCGCGCCGTGCGCGCGATCGAGGCGAGTGGCACGATCGCGCCGTTCCCGATGCAGAACTGGCTCACCGGCCGGTTCCGCGCCGCCGCCGGCGAGCAGAACCTGGGCGGGCTCCAGTCGCTGTGGATGGGGCAGAGCGCCCCACTGGCCAGCTATCAGACCGCTGCGGAGGCGTTCGGCGAGCTGCTCGCCGGTGTGCCGGACGAGCGCTGA